Within Crassostrea angulata isolate pt1a10 chromosome 2, ASM2561291v2, whole genome shotgun sequence, the genomic segment tcactcccacccttCTCTAAAtatgtgcacacgatgatgtacatgtaggcacacagaagcaaatctaaagaCGGCAACCGCCCCGGGGATggggtatattttaattttaattttgtttgttttattatatagaccattatacctTCTAGGACATGAattgttaagattattgattcactgaaaattcaatgcaaacagttcaaccttaaattgcaaataaaatgctgctcatgtgtattatcatatgggaagggatctcatccttcagttatgaaaattataatttttaaatgtattaccggagtttgcatgtggccttcatttttaattaaactggtacaaaacagtgttatttagagGCAAACAAATGGTGCGGggattactgtctaatgacagcatatagttttatttttgttttgattgtttattattttggcAAAGTATAAACGATCGTTTATTTACTTTGTAGCGTATAAGTTGACCTCATATTTGGTGTACTGGAAATTGCCTGATAACAGTGTGTTAGATAAAGTAAgctttatatacattgtatatgcacATACATTTCTCTCTGTGAAGAGTTCACAAAAAGACACTGTTAGTTTCTCTTCAACCATGTCACGTGACGTACATGTTAATTTTAAACCGGATGGAGATAGAGAAAAAGATACTAACCCCACTATCATCACCCACAAAACCGATATCCTCTTAGCAGTACGCAATCTAATGTGTGAATATTAACTTTATATTGATGTACTTCTCTTTAAAGATTCTCATTGAGAACTGTGTTGAGTGGCAAGACAATTTTGATGTCGTTGGGGCCTGGTCATACATATTTAAGAAAGTAGACTTATCCTAGTATACTAGTGAGTGAAATATTCACTTATTTTCtaacagtttgtttaaatttagaatttgGTTGAGTGGCAAGACAATTTTGATGACGTTGGGTCCTGGTCATACAAATCGAAGAGAATAGTTTAGCATAGTTTAGCAGTAAGtagaatattcatttattttctaacattttgtttaaagttaCAATAGATGTTCAATGTGTAATTTTTATCAGACGTTAAAgagataaaatgttattttccttCCGTTATCGGTCTTTTTTACATTAGATATATACTCTGTGTTTATGATAACTGTTTTTCAATCTTAATTTACAGGCAACAAAGGGGACTTTTAAACGGATACTAGCAGTACTGCAGGAAAAGTCTGATATCCATTTTAGTAAAACTGTGTATCGGGAAAACACGCAGTTCAATGGCAAATACGTATATTGTTATTGCTGCATcgattttgttttgcattggaTTAATTGGAAATTCTATCACCGTGTGTTTTGTTGCTGTATCCAAACGGCTGCACACTCCAACATACGTCCTGATTGGTTGCCTAGCAGTGTCTGACGTACTCGCCTCCGTAACGCGATATGTTCAGATATTTAACACATCTCTTTTTTATGAGTATTCTCATCGTTATATATATGAAACATTcacctttttatttattcattcggCATTTTTCCATATGGTTTTAGTATCATATGTTCgttttgttttcataacaaATCCTCTCCACAGTTTGAATCTGACttgtaaaaaaattcttttgatgtCTTTTGCGGTTTGGTTAAGCTCTATTGTCGTTTCCATCGGATACGGAGCAGTTAAAGTgctaaatataatgaaaatgatATCTTTGGAAACAGCAGAGTTTACTGAGGTTGGGTTTGGTTTGTATATTTGTGGTTTACCATTTATTATTGTAGTTATTTTTAATGTTCGAAAGCTGTATTATCTGTACAACCAAACAGCTTTTGTTCGACGAAACAAAATAGCAAATTCGATGTCGTTGATGTTTTGGATTATCATTGTGATTTATCTCCTTAGCACAATATATCCTTTAATTTACACGATTAACTATGCATTGTTAAATAGTTCACTTCTTGATTCAAGCTTAGACTTAGTTCGtgttatgttttctttttcgtTGCTTGTCAATACTTGTTTGAAtcctttgatatatttcatgttttcaccCCCTGTTTTAAGATGTCTATCCCGATTTCAAACATGTTGTAATTATGGCACAGATCGTCGCATAAGCAATCATAGATCGTGTCCGCAAGTGGAATAGGTTGGTGAACTATTTTTTTCCTTAACCATCTGACGTCACTTCTCTCTGGTTATTGTGATTTCCGTCATCAAATAAAATCGTTTTCGTTCTAAGAAAAGTCGGtgatagttttaaatttaataatggGTCTGCCGATTTCAAAGCCGAAGGTATGTAGCTCCATGTctgcaaacatttttattgaagacTCTAATTTTGTTCCTTATTAAAACGTTGCAATTTACAACACACTGAGAATTGCGCtaatttttgactgattaagCTTATATCCACACGTTTTAACTCGTACGGAGTTTTAGCTCCAAAGTCGTCCAACCATCATCTAGACTgcgagctacagacctgcaaaTAGACATGTTATACACTTAACAATattgcacaatttttttaaaattattaataattaatgtaacattcatttaaatttaagcTTATGAAAGAAGAATAATGATGGAGTTTAATTGCGtgtttttaaaactgaaatgtaTTATTGTGTGTCATTGTAAATAGaattacatgtgtacatgtataatgttgtttttttttatgtcagttACGTTTCAATcgtcaatttaaaaatatttttaaaaaagtcttcCTTCGTATATTTAACCTAAATTCTTATAAACTTGAGTACTCTAATAAAGATACAGTTTataaaccaaaatattttgtttttcttatttcgaGAATGGTCATATTattgtagttacatgtataacattatatatatcaGTGTTTGATAAACCCCATTGTCATTTAGTTAACAGAAATCACAGAAAGAGGAGCATTTTACAACCGATGAAATGGGTAATTTGCATTGAAACTTGTAAAATCGACTtttgattttagataaaaaataataaaaataaaatacaacgTCTGTAATTGGTTTCGAACCCGCTTTAATAAAGATACAGTTTATAACAAAAATCTTATTTCGATAATGGTCAGCATACTGTAGTTATAATAAGATATATCAGTGTTTTATAAGCCCCAGAGTCATTCAGTTAACAGAGAGCACAAGAAGATGAAAGTTGTACAACAGATGACATAGATAGTTTGCACTTAAACTTGTAAAATCGATTTCTGATCTTGGATAAAAAGGGAATAAAATACAACATCTATAATGGGTTTCGAATCCGAGATCCTTAGATTTGATATCCAGTACTCTGTTCTTTCGCTACTTTTAACAGGTATGCGCTCACAATTTAATAAACTTTCAATTGAATGGATGTGATGTGATGCAATGCAATGCACAGCACACCTGCATCGTTTTGATCCACCGTGTTTACCCgtaaaaagatatacataatTGAGGTGCACGGTGTATGGATATATTTTCCATGGCTGGTTAAAATGACACAATTTTTGATCACGAGAAATAAGTGCTGCTTGTTACCAATGTGGTCGGATAGAGATAAAGCTGCATAGTCAAAGGTCTGTCGCAGCTTATTTAAGATGTTTGAAAGCGACCATGTCTTTTATGTTAACGACTAACTATTGCACATTCTccaattattttgaacaatatatGGTAAAAAATCGATTGATAATTGTAACTCTGGGGGATATACATGAACGGACGATAAACTAAAGCCAATCATATAGGAAGAAACAGTGACTAAAATACAACAAAACTAAAATTGAGCTCGTTGCTAaaaacgaggaggtcttccatTACAGCTTCAAGTCAAGATAGGATTGTCAATCAGTCTAAATAAAACCACTCCTTCCCCTTGAACTTGTCAGGATCTGACAGGCATTGATAGGAAGTCATCTTCACACGACCTCAACATCTGACCAATCATGGCTTTAGACAATCATTAGGAACTCTTTCAAAGTTGACAGGCAATAAATCAtgcctgttttctatgtaaACTCCACCTGCAGAGTATTAAAGAATTACACCtctcattaaacagataaaggcatgtATGTGATAAGTTGTGATGAATTTAGATGGTATGCAAATCATCtagagctcgttgcaagcaacgaggaaGCCTCCTTTACAGCTTCTATGCGATAAGTTTTGGTACAGTGTATATTTAGATCGTATGCAAATGTAGAGGTCGTGTAAAGATGACCTCCAATCGATACCTATCAGACCCTGATGAATAAAAACCTACGCGATAATAGACGAAGAAATTAACATATtgtaagaaaagaaaatgtttgccaATGAAACTCCTGAAGCACCCTTGTACACTCTCTGGTTGAATAATATCATTTGTTTTGGTTTAAGAGGAATGACAGAAtattacaatttagaattggtggatatcaaattgaaaaaaaaaatcagttggcGGCACAGATATTCTCGAATGTAACGAAAGACAAACAGAAAGAAGAACAGGGGAAAACAGTGTGGCCATCCGCAAAATCAAACCCAAAATGATTTAGACTTGGACGCAAGAGATCCAATTGATCTTTACAAACTATATGCAGCAAAAATACCTCATTCGATACAATATTCGTCAGATGAGGACCCATTCTAGCTATAAAAAAGAACCATCTCTTGATTTGACCGTCGTAGCGATAAATGGTTTTTTAAATGACAAGTTGGAGAAACAATCTTGCTTCGTTTATGAAAGAGATGGCTACAAAAGCTAACTTTGCAGGTCACACGCTTACAAACTACAGTGCAGGAAAACATCTTGTTCAGAAAAATCCATAATTTAAATGTTCCACCAACTCACATTATGCAAATAAGCAGACAAAAAATTGTACAGTTGAATTATAGccaaaaattgaagaaattctacagctggtattttttatcataagttattaaaaatcaaaacccTAGCACTATGAACACCTCTAatatacaattgatctgcaaaacatttacttcctatcttgaaaactgtagaaaaGGTTCTCCGTACACAAGGGGTACCAAATAGGcattattttgccaaaaaataaatcagttCAACaggtatttttttgtttttaatcaaattatcaaaaaataaaatcatagcaatatgaacacctctgatatatgaacAACTGACCTTCAAAAGAACAAcgtcctatcttgaaaactgtaggaggatttATTCGCGCAATAGGAATACGTTTTTGGCAGCCGTCCGCTCGCCATTTTCACCATATCAATAACCAGATTTTccttggaaaacccggttaaaaacttAGGAAACCTCTGgatatttagatacatgtatcacttttCAGAAAGTAACAGACTACGCAATTTTTCGGCCAGAGGGTAAATAAGGCATATTGCTATCACAGAAACTAGAGGTCTATACGTTATAAAAGGTTGATTGGGTCATAGACAACGTATATATAACGATAACTCTTGTACAAAGAAACATTGCTCTTTTGTTAATACATACACATTTTATGGTATATATTAAAGTGTCATAATACTTTCTAAAAATCCATTTATACAAATGATTTAATGTATTACGAAAaccattattttatttcaggaaaaatacaaaacaatatatctgactctaaatgaaatgttttaagaACCAACTACCTGCcataatacagaaaaaaaacattcaaaatctCCAGACCATTAGGTACATTTAGGTCGATGTATTGTGAGTCAGAAGGAGGCTTAAGGTCAGTATTTATCATTGGCACAATTGCatcattgcattttttaaaatccgtCCTTTGTTAGTGTAGTTTGTCGTTTTCTTAcgtttatttttatcatgtttgATCAATTTGcgttttttaattgataaagaCACATTTTGACATTGGgttgttatttaattttttttattaatggcCAGATTCATTATAAATTGGATATTGTTCAAATTGAGTTGGAACTTCTCCTCAACTAATACAGAACGCGTTGGTTTGATACAGGATATCCGGAATATCCAAAATATCTCGGATATAAAATACGTTCAGAATAACAGAACTGATTGCCCCTCTCACCAAACAAATGacagaattaaaatatatatttaaatataaaaaagaacataaaTATCAAATCTAGTGACAGAGACTTTTTCCTGTATGAGTCATCCCTATTTTAAGAGGAAAActgtttattatataaaaattggatAATATTATTACAGAATTTAGTTTTTATACCtaaatatacattatatttaagTGCCATTCAAATTACAAATCATTGTGCATAATATAATCAGTACATACAAAACCCACTAACATTACATTTTACAGTTCCGGATTCATAAAAACAGTTACAAAATGTACATGCAGTGTATATCAATACGCTTATTCTATATGTCATGTTTGAGAGATGCTTCATCCCGTTTGGCTTCACTTCACAAAGAAAATGGTTACAATATAGTGTCAGAAGAAGGAGTTACACAATCGTTGATTTGCCATCAAAATCAGAAAATGTTAATAGATTCCTAGTTTGTGAAATTGTATTTCTTATctgtacatgttttaatatttattatcccctcgcgcaacttgttgcgaaggggatatagcatcgctaccgtGCGTATGTGTGTTCGTATGTATgcgtgtatgtatgtgtgtgtgtatgtgtgtgtgtgcactccatttcaattttctagtaaatttataaaaaaaaaccttccaatagaatttcctcagCCTTTGCACATATATGcctcattgtaaaagattaaaacaaatgcaatgtcatattaattgGTCAAATTATAGAATTCATGgatcccccgccggtcaagcagtatattAGTATCTCGTCTATCGAcaaaggctgatttaggaacttgaccaaggtattagtggtataaacatttggtataaatttaatgaaaatccatcaaaatttgtaggcatgagagcgcttacaaggtcaacttttggataaaacggagtcattattgtggtcaaagtcccataactccaacaaaaagtatcgaccaatgctgattttcgaacttgaccaaagtattagtggtataaacatttggtataaatttaatgaaaatccgtcaaaatctgtaggcatgagagcacttacaaaaaagtgtgacggacggacacacggacggacgcccggcatgtcaatgtccccgcaccgcgttgcggcgggggacaaaaacttagataaaattacaccatggtaaaggagggggggggggggcatacattaggacaaaattcgttcaaaactaaaaatatttatcatagattgcacacttctgtaaaataacaaagaaaaaatgcatgtgcctttccaaaccattaatactattacaaattattatttcattaaatcaatgttataatcaattttgtatacgagttatcaatatccgcttcacttctttgaaaccaaagtgaaagtaggcagttcaaatcaacaacttgatattttttggatttagatctGGTACATGTAAAGAAAATGTAATGGAGAGTTAGTAGAATGTGGTTTTCTCATTAACATAACTAAATATTGCTTAATAATGCATCCCTACACACAATAAatcatgtcgcgaggggatgctccgcttagcggtgtcctttttaaatatgtttcttaTTGTTATGAATCTCTTTAACAAGTTTCAATAAACGTTAGACTAGTATTTAGGTTTAATATATGCTGAGTCTATATTTGCCTCAATTAATAAACGTTTAAAACAtcaggtaaacaggtaaacatATGCCTTTCTGTGTTTAAGAGTAGTTAATGAAAGATAAACTTTGCGGATGTAATGTCGTTGCACCATCTGGTGGTAAATGATGTAAGGAATGACAACTATTATACGAGacaaaaattcacatttttcttaatgcttatcagatggaaaataacaAGCACAGTTTCAACAAAAAGGCCAAATGCCATAATTGGGGATTGGGTTTTAACAAAAGAATATGtatggtttgttttgtttgaaaatgaatactttataaaatttaagacgccgaataaaaaatatgtttaggAACCTTTTGACAAAAAGACATGGtttaataagaaaatgaaattaaccaTTGCGTAAAAACCAAACATTAACTTGAAATGAACTGCGTAAAtccaatgcaataaatattgtATCTGTATTGTTACAACATAGAGTTGTTACCCTTTTCCTATCAGACATTTTAATTCCGGATTGAATTGATTATAGCTTTGTGTTtagttacatttttaaaagttttgcgTAGTATTATATTCAGTAAGGTTCCAcaccaactacatgtattatagtcATCGTCATGATAGGCTTAAaaccaatgaaatcaaaataatgatCAAGTGAGCAGTTGTGAAAAATTATACGTTAATGATCTATTTGTCAGGTATTTAAATGagtgtatatttttctttttcagtttcttaatatatatattatgtatagtCAATTGAAGGAATTAAAGCTGTGTTCATACTACAAAGCATTACATTAtcatacatattaaaaaaaaaccctacagGAAAATTTGAGGGAAATTCTGATCAAAACGGATGTAAAATGTAGAAGGTAATTGTAAGCCTCTGTAGTGGTTTTTTCCGATCGCCTGATGAATTCATGTTAAACAATGTTTTACTAACATGTAATACTGAAAAGTCTAGAAAGTGCACTTAATACCAGTCTTGTTTGATTAACTTACATTACAATTTACAGTTCATTTGACTGAAACCGTCACGCATTAGTTCATCACTTCCTCGTTTTTATCTGGTAatgattatttgaaatgcaaGACGTGGTTTCAAgttatatttaaattgataGATTTATTTAAACGTTAATAGAGATCGTGttgaaaaagtttcaaaaataaaagataGCTAATGTTATAATGTAGAACATTAATACAACTACCATTCAACATGTTATaatactttaattttcaaagaaGTACCTACTAAAATCttagtgtttaattttttttacaattcattataaaataaaacaaacacacacATAATAAATACAACGTTCTTGCCTTGATGTTGTGTTCATTGTTTTTGTATTGGTTCAACAACTACTTTTGATAAATTCCAAGATGTTTCCCACCCtcaattgttttcatatgagTTATGGCAACAAACCGGGAAAAATCCACGATAGCATAAGTTGTTCGTAGTGTGAGTTGTCGAGATTAAATAACAgagagaaaattaaaacaaatctgTGGAATTTGTGTAGGCACATATCATTCGTTTCTAAagtgttgtgtgtgtgtgtgtgtgtggtggggggggggggggactccaaTTCCAAAAATTACCCAACTTcccaatatcataaaatataaatattaaattatcactggcgtcggaagcaaattgaaagtcgggggggggggggggctagactaatcttCAGAAATGTAaacaagcaaaacaaaaaacctaattccccaaatcatgaaaatcctaatccctAGGGGAGGGTGGGGGCTACCTATAGttccaaaaaaattcttacataccaaatcatttttttccaaatcatgaaattcctaatccattggggggggggggggggagttaacttttactccaacttctcaatatttcaatcttttaaatttaagaacaattatgtttccttcgACCAAA encodes:
- the LOC128172942 gene encoding olfactory receptor 52B6-like, translating into MANTYIVIAASILFCIGLIGNSITVCFVAVSKRLHTPTYVLIGCLAVSDVLASVTRYVQIFNTSLFYEYSHRYIYETFTFLFIHSAFFHMVLVSYVRFVFITNPLHSLNLTCKKILLMSFAVWLSSIVVSIGYGAVKVLNIMKMISLETAEFTEVGFGLYICGLPFIIVVIFNVRKLYYLYNQTAFVRRNKIANSMSLMFWIIIVIYLLSTIYPLIYTINYALLNSSLLDSSLDLVRVMFSFSLLVNTCLNPLIYFMFSPPVLRCLSRFQTCCNYGTDRRISNHRSCPQVE